The nucleotide sequence GATCACCTACGATAATGGCCGGGAATTTACCGACCACAAAGGCATGGCCAAGGACCTGGAAACCCGGATATACTTTGCTCATCCGTATGCCCCTTGGGGGCGTGGTTTAAACGAAAATACCAATGGATTAATCCGACAGTATTTTCCCAAACACAGGGATCTGACCACCGTGACCAACAAAACTCAACCACCCCCCAAGAAAATCACTGGGATTTAGAACCCCCTATGAGGTATTCTTTAATACCTTTACTTCTTTAACCGTTACACTTCAAACTTGAATCCACGTTACTATAAATAATCCGTTGAGACAGAATTAGGAATACTGTCTTGTTTTTTTCGATTTTCCCATTCAATTTGAGACAATCCCTCTTAAATATAGTGCCTCAAATAGGAGGTATGATTTATTACTACTCGAATTCCTCAAAATATCTTATCCACAAAGTTGTCGGTTTGTAAGATTACTCCTTGCCTTCCCGTTCCAAAAACCCGGCCCATTAAACAAAGCTTAAGTGGTTGATTTTTAATAGGACCTAGAGTACATTTCTAACAGTCCAAAAACAAATGATTTTGAAGTAGTCGAGTGGTGAGGCTTTATCTTGCAACTAAACACCTTTATGGATGGGATATTCTAAGGAATGCGGAGAGAAAGAGCGACACGAATGACACGGGTAACATGCCCGCAAAAGTGGAGTGACAAGAGGAGCACAAATTTTGGGGACATAAGAATTATGGTTCTGTCGCAAATTACAATTTACGGCCTAATACTGATAAAGCATACGTAGTTATCTCAACGGCTTGGGATGCCTCTGCACGACATAAAATGCCGGTTATTTGTTTCTTGCGACAGAACCATTTATTTAAGCCTTCTCCTTGAACCCCTTGCAGGAACAATTTCTCCTAGACTGAGGTCTCCCACTTTCATCTTTGGCCCCATTTGAGACGGCACCCCTGCAACCACCTTCATAATGAAACGATCCAACATGTCCGCATTCGCACTCCGTTTCGTGGTCAGGGACATCGGTTACATCAAGCATATTCCATCCCTCTAAACCTTCTCCTTGAATCTCACGCATGGGCAAGCGTTTGGCATTTCGTCAGGGGCTTCCCTTTTAACTTTAGTCCCGGCTGGGGCG is from Candidatus Manganitrophaceae bacterium and encodes:
- a CDS encoding IS30 family transposase, yielding ITYDNGREFTDHKGMAKDLETRIYFAHPYAPWGRGLNENTNGLIRQYFPKHRDLTTVTNKTQPPPKKITGI